In Streptomyces sp. NBC_01717, one DNA window encodes the following:
- a CDS encoding DUF6227 family protein, whose product MSDPYETTEQHLERLLRRALNSFDLPDCTVERLGTALAHSSSLHSSHHSSVLHRETYRHTYLLADGSALTLWELVHGGARDATDPRSRARPGPQHHELYDDEADAHVAAARLAGSFSDMPAFGDDAPQADLEIHTVLMAAPPAPLPRMYAPDNSADHARRVLRRAENGDVPGEETARLLRAAFAHHITQIFGRQCRVDGRDAGFTLYEHAFLLLDGSETSLWEVEHTATPDGRHMCEVYGDEQAAREAMESRTRIC is encoded by the coding sequence TTGAGCGATCCGTACGAGACAACCGAGCAGCACCTCGAGCGACTCCTGCGACGCGCACTCAACTCTTTCGACCTGCCCGACTGCACGGTCGAGAGACTCGGCACGGCGCTGGCCCACAGCAGCTCCCTGCACTCCTCGCACCACAGTTCCGTACTGCACCGCGAGACCTACCGGCATACCTATCTGCTGGCCGACGGCTCGGCCCTGACCCTGTGGGAGTTGGTCCACGGGGGCGCCAGGGACGCGACGGACCCCCGGTCGCGGGCGCGCCCCGGCCCCCAGCACCACGAGTTGTACGACGACGAGGCCGACGCCCATGTCGCCGCCGCCCGGCTGGCCGGCAGCTTCTCCGACATGCCGGCGTTCGGCGACGACGCCCCGCAGGCGGACCTGGAGATACACACGGTTCTGATGGCCGCGCCGCCGGCGCCGCTGCCCCGGATGTACGCGCCGGACAACTCCGCGGACCACGCCCGCCGCGTGCTGCGCCGCGCGGAGAACGGCGACGTGCCGGGCGAGGAGACCGCGCGTCTGCTGCGGGCCGCCTTCGCCCACCACATCACCCAGATCTTCGGACGGCAGTGCCGGGTCGACGGGCGGGACGCCGGTTTCACCCTGTACGAACACGCCTTCCTGCTTCTCGACGGCAGCGAGACGAGCCTGTGGGAGGTCGAGCACACGGCGACGCCGGACGGCCGCCACATGTGCGAGGTGTACGGGGACGAGCAGGCGGCGCGCGAGGCGATGGAGAGCCGCACGCGCATCTGCTGA
- a CDS encoding P1 family peptidase, whose product MAGQHTGQGQAQSAQPPTVLPAAGRDALTDVAGLRVGHARVSGDGALSGTTVVLAPEGGVVAAVDVRGGGPGTRETDALDPRNLVQRIDAVVLTGGSAYGLDAASGVMAWLEEQGRGVRVGPDPSQVVPVVPAACIFDLGRGGDWRARPDASTGRAAVEAAAGTEPGAPVAEGGVGAGTGAVAGRLKGGVGTASALLPSGITVGVLVVVNAAGSVVDPVTGVLYGEYGAAEPPGYPPAEIHRTAGRRLAEAGDAEARPPLNTTLAVVATDADLTRAQAQKLAGTAHDGLARAVRPVHLLNDGDTVFALATGERPLPPDNPIALNELLAAGADVLTRAVVKAVRAAESVDARRPGAGTYLSYSDLYGTG is encoded by the coding sequence ATGGCCGGACAGCACACCGGGCAGGGCCAGGCACAGAGCGCCCAGCCGCCGACCGTCCTTCCCGCGGCCGGGAGGGACGCGCTGACGGATGTCGCCGGGCTGCGGGTCGGTCATGCGCGGGTGTCCGGCGACGGCGCGCTGAGCGGCACCACCGTCGTCCTCGCCCCCGAGGGCGGCGTGGTCGCCGCCGTCGACGTGCGGGGCGGCGGCCCGGGCACCCGGGAGACGGACGCGCTCGACCCCCGCAACCTGGTGCAGCGCATCGACGCCGTCGTCCTGACGGGCGGCAGCGCGTACGGACTGGACGCGGCGTCCGGCGTGATGGCCTGGCTGGAGGAGCAGGGGCGGGGCGTGCGGGTCGGCCCCGATCCGTCGCAGGTGGTGCCGGTGGTCCCGGCCGCGTGCATCTTCGACCTGGGGCGGGGTGGCGACTGGCGGGCCCGCCCGGACGCCTCGACCGGCCGCGCCGCGGTGGAGGCCGCAGCCGGCACGGAGCCGGGTGCCCCGGTCGCGGAGGGCGGGGTCGGCGCCGGCACGGGAGCGGTCGCCGGCCGGCTCAAGGGCGGTGTGGGCACGGCGAGCGCACTGCTGCCGTCGGGGATCACGGTCGGCGTACTGGTCGTGGTGAACGCGGCGGGTTCGGTGGTCGATCCGGTGACCGGGGTGCTGTACGGCGAGTACGGAGCCGCCGAACCGCCCGGGTACCCCCCGGCGGAGATCCACAGGACCGCCGGGCGCCGGCTGGCCGAAGCGGGGGACGCCGAAGCACGCCCCCCGCTCAACACCACACTCGCCGTCGTCGCCACGGACGCGGATCTCACCCGCGCGCAGGCGCAGAAGCTCGCGGGCACGGCGCACGACGGACTGGCGCGCGCCGTGCGTCCCGTACATCTGCTGAACGACGGGGACACGGTCTTCGCGCTCGCCACCGGTGAGCGGCCGCTGCCCCCGGACAATCCGATCGCGCTGAACGAACTGCTGGCGGCGGGCGCGGACGTGCTGACGCGCGCCGTCGTGAAGGCCGTACGGGCGGCCGAGAGCGTCGACGCCCGCCGCCCCGGCGCGGGCACGTACCTCTCGTACAGCGATCTCTACGGCACCGGCTGA